The proteins below are encoded in one region of Paeniglutamicibacter cryotolerans:
- a CDS encoding alpha/beta fold hydrolase, whose protein sequence is MPYAVNPLDGNDIYFDDGATGGRSVLMLHGSALSRSIWRGLGYVKALEPEFNTIRMDLRGHGRSAKPHRAKDYEMELVLADVLAVLDAAEVDSVHVLGYSFGARMGLQLAAAAPGRLRSLTLLGGTYRIDPGALARLFFADYRAALLTGGMEAFVAGMEAESGSLDPATRLAFLSNDPLALAAYFEYTESAPAMSELLLRQLHVPTLLMAGTRDRPRLEDSMRAAELMPDARAIELPGRTHGGTLFPPREILDALLPFLRSVDAR, encoded by the coding sequence ATGCCTTATGCAGTGAACCCCTTGGATGGAAACGATATCTACTTCGACGACGGTGCGACAGGGGGCCGAAGCGTGCTCATGCTGCACGGGTCGGCCCTCTCGCGCTCGATCTGGCGCGGCCTGGGCTACGTCAAGGCGCTGGAACCGGAGTTCAACACGATCCGCATGGATCTGCGCGGACACGGCCGCAGCGCCAAGCCGCACCGTGCGAAGGACTATGAGATGGAGCTGGTGCTCGCCGACGTGCTCGCCGTGCTCGACGCCGCCGAGGTCGACTCGGTGCACGTGCTGGGATACTCCTTCGGCGCCCGCATGGGGCTGCAGCTTGCCGCGGCGGCTCCCGGCCGGCTGCGCAGCCTCACCCTGCTCGGCGGAACCTACCGGATCGATCCCGGAGCGCTCGCCCGGCTCTTCTTCGCCGATTACCGCGCGGCGCTGCTGACCGGCGGCATGGAGGCATTTGTTGCCGGGATGGAGGCCGAGTCCGGCAGCCTGGATCCGGCGACGCGGTTGGCGTTCCTGTCCAACGATCCGCTGGCCCTCGCCGCCTACTTTGAATATACGGAGTCGGCTCCGGCGATGTCCGAGCTGCTGCTGCGCCAGCTGCACGTCCCCACGCTGCTGATGGCCGGCACCCGCGACCGGCCACGGCTCGAGGATTCGATGCGCGCAGCCGAGCTGATGCCCGATGCCCGCGCCATCGAACTGCCCGGGCGCACGCACGGCGGGACGCTGTTCCCGCCACGGGAGATCCTCGATGCGCTGCTGCCGTTCCTGCGTTCGGTCGACGCCCGCTAG